A section of the Solea solea chromosome 17, fSolSol10.1, whole genome shotgun sequence genome encodes:
- the LOC131443740 gene encoding phospholipase ABHD3-like isoform X1, with product MLLSHLELWRTYWECVSRPYTVFICSLTAALYYLWGRKCQTPALVCSEAFSAFLYKHCPLVGERFSPTPWCWGGRLQTLVCALLKSRPSITYRNERIRTVDGGQISLDWVDNQTSVTYPQSSSRPTVLILPGLTGTSQQPYVLHTINQATRRGYRCVVFNNRGVGQEELLTPVTYCAADTSDLEYVVQHVKGLYPLAPVLGAGVSMGGMLLLNYLGRKRTKSGLVAGFTISVPWDAQKSSDSMEEPLNWLLFNTYLTNGLCSAVTRHRKMLEKVVDIDYVLKARTVREFDERFTTLLFGYKSCKEYYVAASPDRKLHNTTVPILCLNAADDPFSPQNAFPVTIVQSLPNVALLLTSHGGHIAFLQGFFPSGESYMERLFGQFVQAVFEHPKDIKKACGIKVK from the exons ATGCTTCTGTCACACTTGGAGCTGTGGAGAACATACTGGGAATGTGTCTCCAGGCCTTACACGGTGTTCATCTGCTCCCTCACGGCCGCACTGTACTATCTGTGGGGCCGCAAGTGTCAG ACACCAGCTCTGGTCTGTAGTGAGGCCTTCAGTGCATTCCTTTACAAGCACTGTCCTTTGGTAGGAGAGCGCTTCAGTCCCACTCCGTGGTGCTGGGGAGGCCGCCTTCAAACCCTTGTCTGTGCACTCCTCAAATCCAGACCCTCCATCACTTATCGCAA TGAGAGGATCCGCACAGTTGACGGCGGTCAGATTTCTCTGGACTGGGTCGACAATCAGACCAGCGTGACCTACCCACAATCTTCCTCCCGTCCCACAGTACTGATCCTCCCAGGCCTGACAGGCACTAGCCAACAGCCCTATGTGCTCCACACCATCAACCAGGCCACCCGCCGCGGCTACAG ATGTGTGGTTTTCAACAACAGGGGAGTTGGACAGGAAGAATTGTTG ACGCCCGTCACCTATTGTGCAGCTGACACCTCAGATCTTGAGTATGTGGTGCAACATGTCAAAGGACTTTACCCACTTGCCCCTGTGCTTGGTGCTGGTGTGTCTATGGGAGG AATGTTGTTGTTAAACTACCTGGGCCGTAAACGCACAAAGTCGGGGTTGGTGGCCGGATTTACAATCTCTGTTCCCTGGGATGCACAGAAATCCTCCGACTCTATGGAAGAACCACTCAACTGGTTGCTCTTTAACACATACCTCACAAACGGCCTATGTAGTGCTGTCACCAG GCACAGGAAGATGCTTGAAAAAGTGGTAGATATTGACTATGTCCTGAAG GCTCGGACTGTCCGCGAGTTTGATGAGCGCTTCACTACGTTGCTTTTCGGTTACAAATCCTGTAAGGAATACTACGTCGCTGCCAGCCCAGATAGAAAACTCCACAATACTACAGTGCCCATACTGTGTCTCAACGCTGCTGATGATCCCTTCTCTCCCCAGAATG cctTCCCTGTGACCATCGTCCAGAGCCTGCCTAATGTTGCTCTGCTGTTGACGTCTCATGGTGGACACATCGCCTTCTTGCAGGGTTTCTTTCCCAGCGGTGAGAGCTACATGGAGCGGCTGTTTGGCCAGTTTGTCCAAGCGGTCTTTGAACACCCGAAGGACATCAAGAAAGCCTGTGGCATCAAGGTGAAGTAG
- the prkg3 gene encoding cGMP-dependent protein kinase 2, with protein sequence MEKQLEDLRQQLEKQCMINQELQRQNKDLEQRLTEKEKLLQELHGQYHDLEFPSSNVIEPEVRKSRAAVIAPEPIHETHEITRTRVKKTASETNLIVKAIQKNDFLSRLDDEQTAMMVDLLVVFNFKPGEEVIKEGSEGDSMYIVADGELLVTQGGQDLRTLTTGDVFGELAILYNCKRTATVKAKTVVRLWCMERQTYRTIITNKSKKRREQLMGFLKTSHTLKDLNDAQLSKIIDSMEEVKYQDKDVIVREGTEANTFYIILKGEVLVTKKVHGIQKQIRRMGKGEHFGEQALIREVLRTATCTADGPVTCFSIDKEVFEETIPIEHLELFDDTKVLQEVPQKSSPPSTLKFKDLVPMLYQEGRYQGDPVTLGVGGFGRVALMTTVNHGKYYAVKRVSKKHIVAKRQEEHMLFEKKILKALQCDFIVRLHAAFKDTRYIYMVMEFCGGGEIWTKLKEVGRFDEPIAVFCTACVVEAYAYLHKKNIMYRDLKPENLMLDVKGYVKLVDFGFAKEMVRGDKTYSFVGTPEYMAPEIIKNQGHDFAVDFWSLGILIFELLVGSPPFSSSEPQKIYAKILDGDIKYPPYLSEAAKSIINKLSRPRPGQRLGNTKNGIKDIRHHRWFGNMNWHKLRVGQVDAPTVRLIRKGPCYINFDRFPPDLTKADEEFSGWDREF encoded by the exons ATGGAGAAGCAACTAGAGGACCTGAGGCAGCAGCTGGAGAAGCAATGCATGATCAACCAAGAGCTTCAGAGGCAAAATAAAGACTTAG AACAACGACTCactgagaaagaaaaacttttGCAGGAGCTGCACGGTCAATATCATGACctag AGTTCCCCTCTAGTAATGTAATTGAACCTGAGGTCAGGAAGAGCCGCGCGGCTGTCATCGCCCCCGAACCAATCCACGAGACTCATGAGATTACACGCACCAGGGTCAAGAAAACTGCCAG TGAGACTAATCTGATTGTCAAAGCCATACAGAAGAATGACTTCCTGAGCCGCCTGGACGATGAGCAAACGGCCATGATGGTTGACCTGTTAGTGGTGTTTAACTTCAAACCTGGAGAGGAGGTCATCAAAGAGGGCTCTGAAGGAGACAGCATGTACATAGTGGCAG ATGGGGAGCTCCTCGTCACTCAGGGAGGCCAGGACCTACGGACTCTAACCACCGGTGACGTGTTCGGAGAGCTGGCCATTCTGTACAACTGCAAACGAACGGCAACGGTCAAAG CAAAGACCGTGGTGCGTCTGTGGTGTATGGAGCGACAGACCTACAGGACGATCATCACCAACAAATCCAAGAAGAGACGAGAGCAGCTCATGGGCTTCCTGAAAAC GTCTCATACTCTGAAGGACCTGAATGATGCCCAGTTGTCCAAGATCATTGATTCCATGGAGGAG GTGAAATACCAAGACAAAGACGTAATAGTACGAGAAGGAACTGAAGCGAACACATTCTACATCATCCTCAAAGGAGAG GTCCTGGTGACCAAGAAAGTACACGGGATCCAAAAGCAGATTCGCAGGATGGGGAAAGGGGAGCATTTCGGGGAACAGGCCCTCATACG tgaagTTTTGAGAACGGCCACCTGCACTGCCGACGGCCCCGTTACTTGCTTCTCCATTGACAAGGA GGTTTTTGAAGAGACAATCCCCATCGAACACCTGGAGCTGTTTGATGA CACCAAAGTGCTGCAAGAGGTTCCTCAAAAGTCAAG TCCGCCATCCACTCTGAAGTTTAAGGATCTGGTTCCCATGCTGTACCAGGAAGGTCGCTACCAAGGAGATCCCGTCACACTTGGAGTCGGAGGGTTTGGTCGTGTTGCGCTG ATGACCACAGTGAACCATGGGAAATATTACGCGGTGAAGCGAGTCAGCAAAAAGCACATTGTTGCCAAGAGACAAGAGGAGCACATGCTGTTTGAGAAGAAGATCCTTAAAGCCCTCCAGTGTGACTTCATTGTCAG gcttcATGCAGCGTTCAAAGACACACGATACATCTACATGGTCATGGAGTTCTGTGGTGGCGGGGAAATCTGGACCAAACTCAAAGAAGT AGGGCGCTTCGACGAGCCCATCGCTGTGTTCTGCACCGCCTGTGTGGTAGAGGCCTACGCTTACCTCCATAAGAAGAACATCATGTACAGAGACCTGAAGCCTGAGAACTTGATGCTGGACGTGAAGGGCTACGTCAAACTA gTGGACTTTGGATTTGCTAAGGAGATGGTGCGTGGTGACAAAACCTATTCATTTGTCGGTACGCCCGAGTACATGGCCCCGGAGATCATCAAGAACCAGGGACATGACTTTGCAGTTGACTTTTGGTCCCTTGGAATCCTGATTTTCGAGCTACTGGTGGGAAG TCCTCCCTTTTCAAGCTCAGAGCCTCAGAAGATTTACGCCAAAATACTGGATGGAGACATCAAGTATCCACCTTACCTGAGTGAAGCAGCCAAGTCCATTATTAATAAGCTGAGCAG ACCTCGGCCAGGTCAGAGGTTAGGAAACACCAAAAATGGAATCAAAGACATCCGGCATCAcag
- the LOC131443376 gene encoding squalene synthase-like isoform X2, whose product MDILKSLVHPEELYNLFKFKLGGCSTIMTKLDHESMSDSLRTCYVYLNQTSRSFAAVIQALDGELRHAVCIFYLVLRALDTVEDDMTIPLDKKVPMLNDFHTFLYQDEWCFTESQEKDRQVLNDFPTISLEFRNLAQEYRDVISDICHRMGVGMADFLEKKVGSMKEWDQYCHYVAGLVGIGLSQLFSASQLEDAEVGQDTKLANSMGLFLQKTNIIRDYLEDTQEGRAFWPKEAWSQFAGRLEDLAQPEKLESALSCLNLLITDALRHVPDVITYLSRLRNQSVFNFCAIPQVMAIATLSSCYNNPMVFKGVVKIRKGQAVTLMMEATNMRAVHTIISHHSEEILQKVSLTDPSRDKTLHILALIREKSTLSQSSFPSRTHHLSPMYLSAAMLLAALSWQYLSTTAAQAQGTSDMQGK is encoded by the exons ATGGACATCCTGAAATCACTGGTTCACCCCGAGGAACTATACAACCTGTTCAAATTCAAACTCGGCGGATGCAGCACCATCATGACAAAGTTGGATCAT GAGTCCATGAGCGATAGTCTGCGGACCTGTTATGTGTACTTGAACCAGACCAGCCGCAGCTTTGCAGCCGTGATTCAAGCACTGGACGGGGAGTTGAG ACACGCAGTTTGTATTTTCTACTTGGTGTTGCGAGCGCTGGACACAGTGGAGGACGACATGACCATCCCCCTGGACAAGAAGGTTCCCATGCTGAATGATTTCCACACCTTCCTGTACCAGGATGAGTGGTGTTTCACTGAGAGCCAGGAGAAAGACCGACAGGTTCTGAACGATTTCCCTACG ATATCACTGGAATTTCGAAACCTCGCCCAGGAATACAGAGACGTCATCTCAGATATCTGCCACCGCATGGGAGTGGGAATGGCCGACTTCCTTGAGAAGAAAGTGGGATCCATGAAGGAGTGGGACCAG TATTGCCACTATGTGGCAGGTCTGGTTGGCATTGGTCTGTCTCAGCTGTTCTCTGCGTCCCAGCTGGAGGATGCTGAGGTGGGGCAGGACACCAAGCTGGCCAACTCCATGGGCTTGTTTCTCCAGAAGACCAACATCATCCGGGACTATCTAGAGGACACACAAGAGGGACGTGCCTTCTGGCCAAAAGAG GCTTGGAGTCAGTTTGCAGGTCGTCTTGAGGACCTGGCTCAACCGGAGAAGCTGGAGTCGGCTTTGTCGTGTCTCAACCTGCTGATCACCGACGCCCTGCGACACGTCCCAGATGTTATTACGTACCTGTCCCGTCTCCGCAACCAAAGCGTCTTCAATTTCTGTGCTATTCCACAG GTGATGGCAATAGCTACATTATCATCATGCTACAACAACCCCATGGTGTTCAAGGGAGTGGTAAAGATAAGGAAGGGACAGGCTGTCACCCTCATGATGGAGGCCACCAACATGAGAGCGGTGCACACCATTATCTCCCACCACAGCGAGGAG ATTTTACAGAAGGTCTCCCTCACTGACCCGTCACGGGACAAGACACTGCACATCCTGGCTCTCATCCGGGAGAAGTCCACGCTGTCACAGTCCAGCTTTCCCTCCAGGACCCACCACCTGTCGCCCATGTACTTGTCTGCTGCCATGCTGCTGGCCGCGCTCAGCTGGCAGTATCTCAGCACCACTGCGGCACAGGCACAGGGAACCAGTGACATGCAGGGAAAGTGA
- the LOC131443963 gene encoding cathepsin B-like: MHRLLYVLVTVSVAWSRPQLGLLSSEMVDFINKAKTTWRARQNFYNADVSYVKGLCGTILNGPKLPEVVHDVEGIQLPDNFDARQQWPNCPTIQQIRDQGSCGSCWAFGAVEAMSDRLCIHSSGRISLEISAEDLLTCCEECGMGCFGGYPSAAWEYWTRKGLVTGGLYDSKVGCRPYTIAPCEHHVNGTRPPCQGEQETPKCEMMCIDGYSPSYPKDKHFGRSSYSVPSQQEQIMTELYKSGPVEAAFSVYEDFLLYKTGVYQHVTGEMLGGHAIKILGWGEENGTPYWLAANSWNSDWGDNGFFKIKRGNDECGIESEVVAGIPHN, translated from the exons ATGCATCGACTCCTCTACGTGCTGGTGACCGTGTCAGTCGCCTGGTCTCGTCCTCAACTCGGCCTTCTCTCCTCAGAGATGGTCGACTTTATTAACAAAGCCAAAACCACCTGGAGG GCTAGACAGAACTTCTATAACGCTGATGTCAGCTATGTGAAGGGGCTATGTGGGACTATACTGAATGGACCTAAGCTGCCAGAGGT GGTTCATGATGTTGAGGGCATTCAGCTTCCGGACAACTTTGACGCACGTCAACAGTGGCCCAACTGTCCCACAATCCAGCAGATCAGAGACCAAGGTTCGTGTGGATCCTGCTGG GCCTTTGGGGCAGTTGAGGCGATGTCTGACAGGTTATGCATCCACAGCAGTGGTAGGATCTCTTTGGAGATCTCAGCGGAAGATCTGCTTACCTGTTGTGAGGAATGTGGCATGGG CTGTTTCGGCGGTTATCCCTCTGCTGCATGGGAATACTGGACAAGGAAAGGGCTTGTGACAGGAGGACTGTATGATTCCAAAGTTG GGTGCAGGCCCTACACCATCGCTCCCTGTGAGCATCACGTAAATGGAACACGTCCACCATGTCAGGGTGAACAAGAGACTCCCAAATGTGAGATGATGTGCATCGATGGATACTCACCATCCTATCCGAAAGACAAACACTTTG GGAGAAGCTCATACAGTGTCCCGTCGCAGCAGGAGCAGATCATGACCGAGCTGTACAAGAGTGGGCCTGTAGAGGCAGCGTTCTCTGTTTATGAGGACTTTCTGCTGTATAAGACTG GTGTGTATCAGCATGTGACAGGGGAAATGCTGGGTGGTCACGCCATCAAGATTCTGGGCTGGGGAGAGGAGAATGGGACACCCTACTGGCTGGCTGCAAACTCCTGGAACAGTGACTGGGGAGACAatg GTTTCTTCAAGATCAAGCGTGGAAATGATGAGTGTGGTATCGAGTCAGAGGTGGTTGCAGGAATCCCACACAACTAG
- the LOC131443376 gene encoding squalene synthase-like isoform X1, translated as MLAGACCKCPFSLSAFKRSLSVAPRGCGSASPPRSLLPGWRLGERGLQEAARARSAVRPASFYRHSAFFCLSCQESMSDSLRTCYVYLNQTSRSFAAVIQALDGELRHAVCIFYLVLRALDTVEDDMTIPLDKKVPMLNDFHTFLYQDEWCFTESQEKDRQVLNDFPTISLEFRNLAQEYRDVISDICHRMGVGMADFLEKKVGSMKEWDQYCHYVAGLVGIGLSQLFSASQLEDAEVGQDTKLANSMGLFLQKTNIIRDYLEDTQEGRAFWPKEAWSQFAGRLEDLAQPEKLESALSCLNLLITDALRHVPDVITYLSRLRNQSVFNFCAIPQVMAIATLSSCYNNPMVFKGVVKIRKGQAVTLMMEATNMRAVHTIISHHSEEILQKVSLTDPSRDKTLHILALIREKSTLSQSSFPSRTHHLSPMYLSAAMLLAALSWQYLSTTAAQAQGTSDMQGK; from the exons ATGTTGGCCGGAGCCTGTTGCAAGTGTCCATTCTCTCTATCCGCGTTCAAGCGCTCTCTCTCGGTGGCGCCGCGGGGCTGCGGGTCCGCCTCGCCGCCGCGGTCCCTGCTGCCAGGCTGGAGGTTAGGGGAACGCGGCCTGCAGGAGGCCGCCCGAGCCCGCAGCGCCGTTAGACCCGCCAGCTTTTACCGACACTCGGccttcttctgtctctcctgtcAGGAGTCCATGAGCGATAGTCTGCGGACCTGTTATGTGTACTTGAACCAGACCAGCCGCAGCTTTGCAGCCGTGATTCAAGCACTGGACGGGGAGTTGAG ACACGCAGTTTGTATTTTCTACTTGGTGTTGCGAGCGCTGGACACAGTGGAGGACGACATGACCATCCCCCTGGACAAGAAGGTTCCCATGCTGAATGATTTCCACACCTTCCTGTACCAGGATGAGTGGTGTTTCACTGAGAGCCAGGAGAAAGACCGACAGGTTCTGAACGATTTCCCTACG ATATCACTGGAATTTCGAAACCTCGCCCAGGAATACAGAGACGTCATCTCAGATATCTGCCACCGCATGGGAGTGGGAATGGCCGACTTCCTTGAGAAGAAAGTGGGATCCATGAAGGAGTGGGACCAG TATTGCCACTATGTGGCAGGTCTGGTTGGCATTGGTCTGTCTCAGCTGTTCTCTGCGTCCCAGCTGGAGGATGCTGAGGTGGGGCAGGACACCAAGCTGGCCAACTCCATGGGCTTGTTTCTCCAGAAGACCAACATCATCCGGGACTATCTAGAGGACACACAAGAGGGACGTGCCTTCTGGCCAAAAGAG GCTTGGAGTCAGTTTGCAGGTCGTCTTGAGGACCTGGCTCAACCGGAGAAGCTGGAGTCGGCTTTGTCGTGTCTCAACCTGCTGATCACCGACGCCCTGCGACACGTCCCAGATGTTATTACGTACCTGTCCCGTCTCCGCAACCAAAGCGTCTTCAATTTCTGTGCTATTCCACAG GTGATGGCAATAGCTACATTATCATCATGCTACAACAACCCCATGGTGTTCAAGGGAGTGGTAAAGATAAGGAAGGGACAGGCTGTCACCCTCATGATGGAGGCCACCAACATGAGAGCGGTGCACACCATTATCTCCCACCACAGCGAGGAG ATTTTACAGAAGGTCTCCCTCACTGACCCGTCACGGGACAAGACACTGCACATCCTGGCTCTCATCCGGGAGAAGTCCACGCTGTCACAGTCCAGCTTTCCCTCCAGGACCCACCACCTGTCGCCCATGTACTTGTCTGCTGCCATGCTGCTGGCCGCGCTCAGCTGGCAGTATCTCAGCACCACTGCGGCACAGGCACAGGGAACCAGTGACATGCAGGGAAAGTGA
- the LOC131443962 gene encoding squalene synthase-like codes for MDILKSLGHPEELYNLFKFKLGGCSSVMTKLDHESMSESLRTCYVYLNQTSRSFAAVTQALDGELRHAVCIFYLVLRALDTVEDDMTIPLDKKVPMLNDFHTFLYQDEWCFTESQEKDRQVLNDFPTISLEFRNLAQEYRDVISDICHRMGVGMADFLVKKVGSMKEWDQYCHYVAGLVGIGLSQLFSASQLEDAEVGQDTKLANSIGLFLQKTNIIRDYLEDTQEGRAFWPKEAWSQFAGRLEDLAQPEKLESALSCLNLLITDALRHVPDVITYLSRLRNQSVFNFCAIPQVMAIATLSSCYNNPMVFKGVVKVRNGQAVTLMMEATNIRAVHTIISHHSEEILQKVSLTDPSRDKTLHILALIREKSTLSQSSFPSRTHHLSLIYLSAAMLLAALSWQYLSTTATQAQGTSDMQGK; via the exons ATGGACATCCTGAAGTCACTGGGTCACCCCGAGGAACTATACAACCTGTTCAAATTCAAACTCGGCGGATGCAGCTCCGTCATGACCAAGTTGGATCAT GAGTCCATGAGCGAGAGCCTGCGGACCTGTTATGTGTACTTGAACCAGACCAGCCGCAGCTTTGCAGCCGTGACTCAAGCACTGGACGGGGAGTTGAG ACACGCAGTTTGTATTTTCTACTTGGTGTTGCGAGCGCTGGACACAGTGGAGGACGACATGACCATCCCCCTGGACAAGAAGGTTCCCATGCTGAATGATTTCCACACCTTCCTGTACCAGGATGAGTGGTGTTTCACTGAGAGCCAGGAGAAAGACCGACAGGTTCTGAACGATTTCCCTACG ATATCACTGGAATTTCGAAACCTCGCCCAGGAATACAGAGACGTCATCTCGGATATCTGCCACCGCATGGGAGTGGGAATGGCCGACTTCCTTGTGAAGAAAGTGGGATCCATGAAGGAGTGGGACCAG TATTGCCACTATGTGGCAGGTCTGGTTGGCATTGGTCTGTCTCAGCTGTTCTCTGCGTCCCAGCTGGAGGATGCTGAGGTGGGGCAGGACACCAAGCTGGCCAACTCCATAGGCTTGTTCCTCCAGAAGACCAACATCATCCGGGACTATCTAGAGGACACACAAGAGGGACGTGCCTTCTGGCCAAAAGAG GCTTGGAGTCAGTTTGCAGGTCGTCTTGAGGACCTGGCTCAACCGGAGAAGCTGGAGTCGGCTTTGTCGTGTCTCAACCTGCTGATCACCGACGCCCTGCGACACGTCCCAGATGTTATCACGTACCTGTCCCGTCTCCGCAACCAAAGCGTCTTCAATTTCTGTGCTATTCCACAG GTGATGGCAATAGCTACATTATCATCATGCTACAACAACCCCATGGTGTTCAAGGGAGTGGTAAAGGTAAGGAATGGACAGGCTGTCACCCTCATGATGGAGGCCACCAACATTAGAGCGGTGCACACCATTATCTCCCACCACAGCGAGGAG ATTTTACAGAAGGTCTCCCTCACTGACCCGTCACGGGACAAGACACTGCACATCCTGGCTCTCATCCGGGAGAAGTCCACGCTGTCACAGTCCAGCTTTCCCTCCAGGACCCACCACCTGTCGCTCATTTACTTGTCTGCTGCCATGCTGCTGGCCGCGCTCAGCTGGCAGTATCTCAGCACCACTGCGACACAGGCACAGGGAACCAGTGACATGCAGGGAAAGTGA
- the LOC131443740 gene encoding phospholipase ABHD3-like isoform X2 translates to MLRKKTPALVCSEAFSAFLYKHCPLVGERFSPTPWCWGGRLQTLVCALLKSRPSITYRNERIRTVDGGQISLDWVDNQTSVTYPQSSSRPTVLILPGLTGTSQQPYVLHTINQATRRGYRCVVFNNRGVGQEELLTPVTYCAADTSDLEYVVQHVKGLYPLAPVLGAGVSMGGMLLLNYLGRKRTKSGLVAGFTISVPWDAQKSSDSMEEPLNWLLFNTYLTNGLCSAVTRHRKMLEKVVDIDYVLKARTVREFDERFTTLLFGYKSCKEYYVAASPDRKLHNTTVPILCLNAADDPFSPQNAFPVTIVQSLPNVALLLTSHGGHIAFLQGFFPSGESYMERLFGQFVQAVFEHPKDIKKACGIKVK, encoded by the exons ATGCTGAGGAAGAAG ACACCAGCTCTGGTCTGTAGTGAGGCCTTCAGTGCATTCCTTTACAAGCACTGTCCTTTGGTAGGAGAGCGCTTCAGTCCCACTCCGTGGTGCTGGGGAGGCCGCCTTCAAACCCTTGTCTGTGCACTCCTCAAATCCAGACCCTCCATCACTTATCGCAA TGAGAGGATCCGCACAGTTGACGGCGGTCAGATTTCTCTGGACTGGGTCGACAATCAGACCAGCGTGACCTACCCACAATCTTCCTCCCGTCCCACAGTACTGATCCTCCCAGGCCTGACAGGCACTAGCCAACAGCCCTATGTGCTCCACACCATCAACCAGGCCACCCGCCGCGGCTACAG ATGTGTGGTTTTCAACAACAGGGGAGTTGGACAGGAAGAATTGTTG ACGCCCGTCACCTATTGTGCAGCTGACACCTCAGATCTTGAGTATGTGGTGCAACATGTCAAAGGACTTTACCCACTTGCCCCTGTGCTTGGTGCTGGTGTGTCTATGGGAGG AATGTTGTTGTTAAACTACCTGGGCCGTAAACGCACAAAGTCGGGGTTGGTGGCCGGATTTACAATCTCTGTTCCCTGGGATGCACAGAAATCCTCCGACTCTATGGAAGAACCACTCAACTGGTTGCTCTTTAACACATACCTCACAAACGGCCTATGTAGTGCTGTCACCAG GCACAGGAAGATGCTTGAAAAAGTGGTAGATATTGACTATGTCCTGAAG GCTCGGACTGTCCGCGAGTTTGATGAGCGCTTCACTACGTTGCTTTTCGGTTACAAATCCTGTAAGGAATACTACGTCGCTGCCAGCCCAGATAGAAAACTCCACAATACTACAGTGCCCATACTGTGTCTCAACGCTGCTGATGATCCCTTCTCTCCCCAGAATG cctTCCCTGTGACCATCGTCCAGAGCCTGCCTAATGTTGCTCTGCTGTTGACGTCTCATGGTGGACACATCGCCTTCTTGCAGGGTTTCTTTCCCAGCGGTGAGAGCTACATGGAGCGGCTGTTTGGCCAGTTTGTCCAAGCGGTCTTTGAACACCCGAAGGACATCAAGAAAGCCTGTGGCATCAAGGTGAAGTAG